CGGATCGTAGTCGCCCACCGGATGGATTAGATCGTAGGACATACCGGCTGCGCGCAGCTCTGCCTCAAGCTTTTCAAGCGCGGCGTTGTTGGCGTCTTCCTGTTCCTGATGGTGCAGCCCGTGGCGGGGAAAGGCCACGTTGACAATGACCAGCTGCGCCGAGCGCGCACTGGCCTCCCTGCGGGCGGCGTCCAGCGCGGCCGTCCCCTCGGGGGTGGGAAGAAATCCGACGACAATACTCATGGTGCTCCTGACCTAGGGGTGGAAAAGCGGGGTGAGGGAATTAGCCGCGGAGTTCTTCGGCGTCCGTAAAACGGGTCTTCTTGGCGCGCACTGCACGGTTCCAGAACCAGGTCAGCACCCACAGCAGCAGGCCCAGCAGCAGCATGAGACCGGCAATCCGGTATTCGATCGGATCCTGCGCCCACGGGCCCAGAAGGAAGGCGCAGGTGAACACGCCAACGTAGGGAAGGAAGCCGGGGGAGCGGAAGTGCTTGCCCTCATGCGGGGTGCGGCGCAGCACCAGGCAGGCGATGTTGACCACGGTGAACACGGCGAGCAGCAGCAGCGCTGTTGTTCCGCCCAGCGCGGTGACGGTTTCCTTGCCCATGAAGTTGGTGACCAGAATGATCAGCCCCAGGGCAATGGCGGTGGTGAAGAGGATCGATGCCCAGGGCGTGCGGCGGCCGGGAAGGACCTTGGAGAGCGAACGCGGAAGGACGTCCTGCTTTGCCATGCCGTACAGCAGCCGGCTGGCCATCAGCATGTTGATCAGGGCCGTGTTGGCCACGGCGAAGATCGACAGGAACGGATAGATGACGTCGACCGGGAGATTAGGGGCACCGGCGCGGACAACCTCCAGCAGCGGCGTTGCGCTTTCGGACAGCTGTCCCACGGGGACGATGGCGACGGCGGCAATGGAGACCAACAGGTACACAATTACCGTGATGCTCAGCCCGGTCAGCATGACCTTCGGGAAGATCTTGGCGGGATCGCGGGTTTCCTCGGCCATGTTGACGGAATCTTCAAAGCCCACCATGGAGAAGAACGCCAGCGAGGTGGCTGCCGTCAGGGCCAGGAACACGCTCTTGTTGCCTTCGGTCTCAAAGACCATGACACGGGAGAAATCGACATTTCCCTGGCTCATCGCCCAGAACCCGATAAGGATGACAATCAGGAGACCGGTCAGTTCAATAATCGTCAGGACCACATTGAACTTGATGCTCTCTCCGACTCCGCGGAGATTGATGGCAGCGAGCACCAGCATGAAGATGACTGCCACCCAGGTGACACCGGTCTGTCCCCACTCAAGGTTAAAGCCCACGATGAAGTTCTCGGCCAGGAACTTGGCGGCCGTCGATGCTGAAGTTATTCCAGAACTGAGCACCGCAAAGGTCACCAGGAAGGTCAGGAAATGAATGCCGAAGGCCTTGTGCGCGTAGAGCGCGGCCCCTGCAGCCTGCGGAAATTTGGTGACCAGTTCCAGATACGAGAGAGCGGTGATGGTGGCAACGGCGAACGCCACCAGGATGGGCGCCCACGCGGCGCCGCCGATTTCCCCGGCGACCTGGCCCGTTAGGGCATAGACTCCGGTGCCGAGAATGTCGCCGACGATGAAGAGCAGCAAAAGCTTGGTCCCCATCACCCGCTTGAGTTCGGGTTCCCCGGAGCTGATTTTTGTATCGCCCATGGCTGGTTTCCTGCTTTCTGTGGATCTGCACTGCGGCTCGGGAATTGGTCTGGTCCCGCTGTCCGGTATTCTCTGCGCTGTTTAGAGGCATATCAATGTTACGGGAGTTAACGCTCCTCCGTGCGCGCCGATGTTTCGCGGATCACCCGTACCGCAACGATTCGCCGGTGCTGCAGGGTGAGCACTTCCAATTCACATCCGGGCGCGCCCACGGTGTCTCCCGGGCGGGCAATCCGGCCGAGCCGTTCCATAATGTAGCCGCCAACAGTTTCATAGGGTCCTTCCGGGAGGGCGACTCCGGTGAGCCGTTCAAATTCCTGCAGGATCAACGCTCCGTCCACCACCAGATCGCCGCGCACCCGGCGGTGCCGGTCCTCGGGATCCCGTGAGGTGTCGTATTCATCGTAGATTTCTCCGACGAGCTCCTCGACGAGATCCTCCAGGGTGACAATGCCGTCCGTTCCGCCGTACTCATCAGCCACCACGGCGATATGGCTCCCGTCCCGGCGCATGACCGACAGCGACGGCACCACGGCGGCGGTCCCGGGTAGGAACAGGATGGGCCGGACAATATCGCTCAGCCGCCGTTCGGACATCGGCTGTCCGCCGCCGGCGTCTTCGCGCAGCAAATCCCGAACATGGATAAAGCCCAGGACATCATCGGGGGAGTCCTTGATCACCGGATACCGCGAGTACGGCATAGTGTGGACCGCGCGGCGGGCCTGGGCGACGGTGAGGTCCGCCGACAGGAACTGCACCTGCGGCCGGGGCCGCATGACCTCCTGCAGCAGCCGGTTTCCCGCACCGAAGACGTCGGAGAGAATGCGGCGGCTGTCCTCTGCCAAAACCGGACTCGCGGCCACCATGTCCCACAGCTCCTGGGACGTGACCGGCGGGGTCCGGAGCTTCGGATCGCCGCCAAGGAGGCGAACCACGGTGTCCGTGGAGAATGACAGCAGTTTGATGACCGGCCGCATGATGATGGCGAACACGTTCAGGGGCGGCGCGAGGAGCCGGGCGAAGCGCTCCGCATTTTGCATGGCCAGCCGCTTGGGCACCAGCTCGCCGAAGACCAGGGACAGGTAGGCAACGGCGAGCGTCAGCAGGATGAAAGCGGCGGCATCGGCTGCTCCCGCCGCGAAACCGATGCCCCGCAGTGCCGGAGCCAGCGCCGGAGCCAGGGCGGAGGCCCCGTAGGCGGCGGAGAAGAACCCGGACAGGGTGACCCCGATTTGGATGGAGGAGAGAAAGAGGTTCGGATTGCGGGCCAGCTCCGCTATTTTGCGCCCGCCGGTCCCGGATGCCTCGATCCTGCTGATCTGGCTTTCGCGAAGTGAGACCAACGCCATTTCGGTTCCGGCGAAGATTCCGCCCAGCAGGACAAAAAACACCACGAGAAGCGCATTGGTGA
This genomic interval from Arthrobacter citreus contains the following:
- a CDS encoding universal stress protein translates to MSIVVGFLPTPEGTAALDAARREASARSAQLVIVNVAFPRHGLHHQEQEDANNAALEKLEAELRAAGMSYDLIHPVGDYDPAEEILKAADAPGVELIVLGLRRRTPVGKMLLGSTAQRVLLQSDCPVLAVKANG
- a CDS encoding APC family permease — protein: MGDTKISSGEPELKRVMGTKLLLLFIVGDILGTGVYALTGQVAGEIGGAAWAPILVAFAVATITALSYLELVTKFPQAAGAALYAHKAFGIHFLTFLVTFAVLSSGITSASTAAKFLAENFIVGFNLEWGQTGVTWVAVIFMLVLAAINLRGVGESIKFNVVLTIIELTGLLIVILIGFWAMSQGNVDFSRVMVFETEGNKSVFLALTAATSLAFFSMVGFEDSVNMAEETRDPAKIFPKVMLTGLSITVIVYLLVSIAAVAIVPVGQLSESATPLLEVVRAGAPNLPVDVIYPFLSIFAVANTALINMLMASRLLYGMAKQDVLPRSLSKVLPGRRTPWASILFTTAIALGLIILVTNFMGKETVTALGGTTALLLLAVFTVVNIACLVLRRTPHEGKHFRSPGFLPYVGVFTCAFLLGPWAQDPIEYRIAGLMLLLGLLLWVLTWFWNRAVRAKKTRFTDAEELRG
- a CDS encoding hemolysin family protein — encoded protein: MDGSTLTNALLVVFFVLLGGIFAGTEMALVSLRESQISRIEASGTGGRKIAELARNPNLFLSSIQIGVTLSGFFSAAYGASALAPALAPALRGIGFAAGAADAAAFILLTLAVAYLSLVFGELVPKRLAMQNAERFARLLAPPLNVFAIIMRPVIKLLSFSTDTVVRLLGGDPKLRTPPVTSQELWDMVAASPVLAEDSRRILSDVFGAGNRLLQEVMRPRPQVQFLSADLTVAQARRAVHTMPYSRYPVIKDSPDDVLGFIHVRDLLREDAGGGQPMSERRLSDIVRPILFLPGTAAVVPSLSVMRRDGSHIAVVADEYGGTDGIVTLEDLVEELVGEIYDEYDTSRDPEDRHRRVRGDLVVDGALILQEFERLTGVALPEGPYETVGGYIMERLGRIARPGDTVGAPGCELEVLTLQHRRIVAVRVIRETSARTEER